In Leptolyngbya sp. O-77, the genomic window GCTCCGCAAACAGCTTTTCGATTCGCTCCTTCATTTCGCGGGCGGCTTTGTTAGTAAACGTCACCGCCAGAATGTTTTCTGGATCAACCCGATGGGTCAACACCAGGTTGGCGATGCGGTAGGTCAGCGCCCGCGTTTTGCCAGAGCCAGCCCCCGCCACCACCAGCAGCGGCCCACAGTAATGCTCGACGGCACGGCGCTGGGAGGGATTGAGGTGGGCGAGAAAGTCGGCGGTTTTGGGCATTTTGGGGGAGAGGGCGTGTTGGCTGAGTTGTGCGATCGCTGAAACTTTATTGTAGAGGCTTTACCGTAGAGCCTTTACCGTAGAGGCTTCAGGTTTGGGCAGTAATCCTAGATGTGGACGAGGACTAGTTCTGCTCAAGTTGCTCCAAAGCGCGGTCACACTCTGGTATTTCATCACTCCACTACCCCGTCACCTTGTTCGGCGAGGCTCACGAACCGCCATCACCCGGCTAGATCCAGCGCGTGCCGCTTCAGTTCCGCTATCGACACATACTCCAGTGCCGAGGCGTGGGTCGCCGCCAAAACCACGGGCGGCGCAACGCCAGCATCCAGCGCTTCCTTCCAGCGAGAAGCACACAGACACCAGCGATCGCCCGGTTTTAGCCCAGGAAAATCGTAAGCGGGCACAGGCGTACACAGGTCATTGCCCCTGGCTTTGGTGTAGTCGAGAAATTCCTCCGTCACCTCAGCACACACGACATGCGCCCCAAAATCGCCGGCCCCCGTGCTGCAACAGCCATCCCGATAAAAACCCGTCATTGGCGAAATCGAGCAAACCTCCAGCTTGGTGCCCAGCACATTTCTTGCGTCTGCCATGAATTCTCCTTGCGCCAAATTCTGCGCTAAATTCAAAGACTGCAAAAGAGCAGCAGCAATACTGCTACCCTTTGTAGCCTACGGTTTGTAGAAACGAGCGTCAATCTGGCGGCTTAGGCGGAGTGCGAGATTGACTCCGTGAGGGTAGAGCAGCAGTCCTAAAG contains:
- a CDS encoding DUF2237 family protein; this encodes MADARNVLGTKLEVCSISPMTGFYRDGCCSTGAGDFGAHVVCAEVTEEFLDYTKARGNDLCTPVPAYDFPGLKPGDRWCLCASRWKEALDAGVAPPVVLAATHASALEYVSIAELKRHALDLAG